The following proteins come from a genomic window of Pyxidicoccus sp. MSG2:
- a CDS encoding HEAT repeat domain-containing protein: MTRHLLASLVGLCAASLLACTNAPGQEAPAAPTGGAPERPSGEDGSKGPPTAYAPRPATRTRYALEWESTTRLAGLEGTDAAPTAASGRVRARGNLSLGVRSVTASSVTLRATLDLVELEVVSLDATLPPEAGAALRALLARPFELEVAPDGALRALRMEAAARDEPLVVGLVTAVSRFSRPALPPAATREASVEEEDLTGTYRARYAFRDGRLRKSRTAYSRLYAMPSSTDGKEGSGSSVTGEGVYTLDAWGDVLDARLEEELVLTAGASGAEGIRTTSTTTASLRRIEGAAPPAASPEAEPPLVPLAFEAIALATFARGAESYTPPPTVESALLRLGVLRDAPPLDRDRLRSVVLRELVRALRARPEAAEALRAFVVEHGAQEIIDVVALSALRTVGDDACQRALVKLLEQARRLPEPAARLAIIQAGGLREPSPAIATALGNLARTGEDALARGAALGLGRVAGHVPRERAKPLVDALVAFARQAPNDDIRGTYLAALGNARTDRADVLALLDSAVGSRDPRVRARGVDAFRLVPGGRADVVLAQRIRKDRDPNVRTAAVVASRARAMEEYLSLYEEVLANDPEPAVRRAVVEALTAAPPEARGSRALLEQAARGDADDNVRELARRALTASAGSGPP; encoded by the coding sequence ATGACGCGCCACCTCCTCGCCTCGCTCGTCGGCCTCTGCGCCGCGTCACTCCTGGCCTGCACGAACGCTCCAGGCCAGGAGGCGCCCGCGGCCCCGACGGGCGGTGCCCCGGAGCGGCCCTCGGGTGAAGACGGGTCGAAGGGCCCCCCCACCGCGTATGCGCCCCGCCCCGCAACGCGGACGCGCTACGCGCTGGAATGGGAGAGCACCACGCGCCTCGCGGGGCTGGAGGGCACCGACGCGGCCCCCACCGCGGCGAGCGGCCGCGTCCGGGCTCGTGGGAATCTCTCCCTGGGCGTGCGCTCCGTCACGGCTTCCTCCGTCACCTTGCGAGCCACGCTCGACCTTGTGGAACTCGAGGTCGTCTCGCTCGACGCCACGCTGCCACCGGAGGCGGGCGCGGCGCTGCGTGCGCTCCTCGCGCGTCCCTTCGAGCTGGAGGTCGCACCGGACGGCGCGCTTCGCGCACTCCGCATGGAGGCCGCCGCGAGGGACGAGCCTCTCGTCGTCGGGCTGGTGACCGCCGTCTCGCGCTTCTCCCGTCCCGCCCTGCCTCCCGCCGCGACGCGCGAGGCTTCCGTCGAGGAGGAAGACCTCACCGGTACGTATCGGGCGCGCTATGCCTTTCGCGACGGTCGACTCCGCAAGTCCCGGACCGCGTACTCACGGCTCTACGCAATGCCTTCGTCGACGGACGGCAAGGAGGGGAGTGGCTCCTCCGTGACGGGCGAGGGCGTCTACACGCTCGATGCATGGGGAGACGTCCTCGACGCGCGCCTGGAGGAAGAGCTCGTCCTGACGGCCGGCGCCTCGGGAGCGGAGGGAATCCGCACCACCTCCACCACGACGGCCTCGCTGCGGCGAATCGAGGGCGCCGCGCCTCCGGCAGCCTCTCCAGAAGCAGAGCCGCCTCTCGTCCCCCTGGCCTTCGAGGCCATCGCCCTGGCCACCTTCGCGAGGGGGGCGGAGAGCTACACACCCCCGCCCACCGTGGAGTCCGCGCTGCTGCGGCTGGGGGTGCTTCGCGACGCGCCTCCGCTCGACCGGGACCGACTGAGGAGCGTCGTCCTGCGCGAACTGGTGCGCGCGCTGCGGGCCCGCCCCGAGGCGGCCGAGGCCCTGCGCGCGTTCGTGGTCGAGCATGGCGCGCAGGAAATCATCGACGTGGTCGCCCTGTCCGCGCTTCGCACGGTGGGAGATGACGCGTGCCAGCGCGCGCTGGTGAAGCTGCTCGAACAGGCGAGGCGCCTCCCGGAGCCCGCGGCCCGACTGGCCATCATCCAGGCCGGTGGCTTGAGGGAGCCCTCGCCGGCCATCGCGACGGCGCTCGGGAATCTGGCCCGGACAGGCGAGGACGCCCTCGCGCGGGGCGCGGCGCTCGGACTCGGGCGTGTCGCGGGGCACGTGCCCCGGGAGCGCGCGAAGCCCCTGGTCGACGCGCTGGTGGCCTTCGCGCGTCAAGCGCCGAATGACGACATCCGGGGGACCTATCTCGCGGCCCTGGGCAACGCGCGCACGGACCGGGCGGACGTGCTCGCCCTCCTGGACTCGGCGGTGGGTTCGAGAGACCCCCGGGTCCGAGCGCGTGGCGTGGATGCCTTCCGGCTCGTCCCGGGTGGACGGGCCGACGTGGTACTGGCCCAGCGGATCCGCAAGGACCGCGACCCGAACGTGCGGACCGCCGCGGTGGTCGCCTCTCGCGCGCGGGCGATGGAGGAATACCTGTCCCTCTATGAGGAGGTGCTGGCGAACGACCCGGAGCCCGCCGTGCGACGCGCCGTCGTCGAGGCGCTCACGGCCGCGCCACCGGAGGCGCGCGGCTCCCGCGCGCTGCTGGAGCAGGCGGCGCGCGGGGACGCGGATGACAACGTGCGAGAGCTCGCTCGGCGGGCCCTGACCGCCAGCGCGGGGAGTGGCCCCCCATGA
- a CDS encoding DUF3060 domain-containing protein — protein MSKNRRSLVLSGLVACLLGSPLVAGAQGGDKAGKDGGKSAQDAAAKAMAPQLGADASSVQTNAEGRLQVSGAMRKEAVSCNAGQGVDIAGTSHDFQLSGECGDVLVSGNNNKVKVESAKAITVMGVGNKVTWKRGEPKQETRGTNNSLTREK, from the coding sequence ATGTCGAAGAACAGACGTTCGCTGGTGCTGTCGGGATTGGTGGCGTGCCTGCTGGGAAGCCCGCTGGTGGCGGGGGCCCAGGGCGGCGACAAGGCGGGCAAGGACGGTGGCAAGTCGGCCCAGGACGCGGCGGCGAAGGCCATGGCCCCCCAGTTGGGCGCGGATGCGTCATCGGTCCAGACGAACGCCGAAGGCCGGCTGCAGGTCAGCGGCGCCATGCGGAAGGAGGCCGTCAGCTGCAATGCCGGGCAGGGCGTGGACATCGCCGGCACCAGCCATGACTTCCAGCTGTCGGGCGAGTGCGGCGACGTGCTGGTGTCCGGCAACAACAACAAGGTGAAGGTGGAGTCCGCCAAGGCCATCACCGTCATGGGCGTGGGCAACAAGGTGACGTGGAAGCGGGGCGAGCCGAAGCAGGAGACGCGCGGCACGAACAACTCGCTCACCCGCGAGAAGTAG
- a CDS encoding acyl-CoA desaturase translates to MQTSSLAARPIRMNPLVGLILVIYHGLALAAFVLPWRLDWVLAGFGVFLLVGLGTTLGLHRKLTHRSFDCPRWLEYALVTAAMLTLQSNPLEWVANHRLHHAHADKERDPHTPRKGFWYSYLGWVVDDLSTDREAYKTYCRDLAQDRYYLWLRRYRYVPHGLLLALVVAVWGWQAAPCVMYLPLKLWMHAQYTVNSVCHAGRRGFRSYDAPDESRNVWWVGLWALGEGWHNNHHAHPRSPMLGRGPWQIDVGGLVLRLLFKLGLATPHPAAAQVPAMDAPASPP, encoded by the coding sequence ATGCAGACGTCCAGCCTGGCAGCGAGACCCATCCGGATGAACCCGCTCGTCGGGCTCATCCTGGTCATCTACCACGGGCTGGCGCTCGCGGCGTTCGTGCTCCCATGGCGCCTGGACTGGGTGCTCGCGGGCTTCGGCGTCTTCCTGCTGGTCGGGCTGGGGACGACCCTGGGTCTCCACCGGAAGCTGACCCATCGCTCCTTCGATTGCCCCCGCTGGCTGGAGTACGCACTGGTCACGGCGGCCATGCTGACCCTGCAGAGCAACCCGCTCGAGTGGGTGGCGAACCACCGCCTCCACCACGCGCACGCCGACAAGGAGCGGGATCCGCACACGCCGCGGAAGGGCTTCTGGTACAGCTACCTCGGCTGGGTGGTGGACGATTTGTCGACGGACCGGGAGGCCTACAAGACCTACTGCCGCGACCTCGCCCAGGACCGCTACTACCTCTGGCTCCGGCGGTACCGGTACGTTCCGCACGGGCTCCTCCTGGCACTCGTCGTCGCGGTGTGGGGCTGGCAGGCGGCGCCGTGCGTGATGTACCTGCCGCTCAAACTCTGGATGCACGCCCAGTACACGGTGAACTCGGTGTGCCATGCGGGCAGGCGTGGGTTCCGCTCGTACGACGCGCCCGATGAGAGCCGCAACGTGTGGTGGGTGGGCCTGTGGGCGCTGGGCGAGGGCTGGCACAACAACCACCACGCCCACCCGCGCTCGCCGATGCTTGGGCGCGGACCGTGGCAGATCGACGTGGGCGGTCTGGTGCTGCGGCTGCTGTTCAAGCTGGGACTGGCCACGCCGCATCCCGCCGCGGCGCAGGTGCCCGCGATGGATGCTCCTGCCTCCCCTCCTTGA
- a CDS encoding PH domain-containing protein has protein sequence MFGKLAADALGLSDIGSVIAPADYDKVDSDDYVMHEDQEKIFFLIKSKSDEYCFTNRALIHLDGTSAASKKRMLRRYSYGSHPISNVMLETAGNMDMDVEIKFHLGTKDFSIDVHKKQLEQVKDLYKALFRISELIRENEILLGHAKASVEVASSTLGRGQAGATPTVEAFKELNQAAFAWLTGAQQKYHVKDFGSVFERYIKA, from the coding sequence ATGTTTGGGAAGCTCGCCGCGGATGCCCTCGGACTCAGCGACATCGGCTCTGTCATCGCTCCGGCGGACTACGACAAGGTGGATTCCGACGACTACGTGATGCACGAGGACCAGGAGAAGATCTTCTTCCTCATCAAGTCCAAGTCCGACGAGTACTGCTTCACCAACAGGGCGCTCATCCATCTGGATGGCACCAGCGCCGCCAGCAAGAAGCGCATGCTGCGCCGCTACAGCTACGGCTCCCATCCCATCTCGAACGTGATGCTGGAGACGGCCGGCAACATGGACATGGACGTGGAGATCAAGTTCCACCTCGGCACGAAGGACTTCTCCATCGACGTGCACAAGAAGCAGCTCGAGCAGGTGAAGGACCTCTACAAGGCGCTGTTCCGCATCTCCGAGCTGATTCGTGAGAATGAAATCCTGCTCGGCCACGCCAAGGCCAGCGTCGAGGTCGCCTCCTCCACGCTCGGTCGCGGCCAGGCGGGCGCCACGCCCACCGTGGAGGCGTTCAAGGAGCTCAACCAGGCCGCCTTCGCCTGGCTCACCGGCGCCCAGCAGAAGTACCACGTGAAGGACTTCGGCTCCGTGTTCGAGCGCTACATCAAGGCCTGA
- a CDS encoding helix-turn-helix transcriptional regulator has protein sequence MNEVSRGNRVSKTAAVSRFWRDDRLPFIEAREVHDGRTVCYARHFHETFSIGVITGGRSTYLNQAAREPVGAGAVVVMNPGDVHACNPIHDQPWSYRMLFVDTRWLASLQHELGLSVNQDYHPFARILTTEPGLYAAFNRFYDVLTAPESESLQKHSAAVTFFTQAQQHLNPSASPLREVNARLERAADFISDNCTRPLKLEDICQAAELSASYLIRAFKKRYGMTPHAWLVNRRVQFARAQLKRGHRIADVAHEAGFADQAHLQRAFKQLLAATPGHYQGQPQALARTGAGRWHNR, from the coding sequence ATGAACGAGGTGAGCCGAGGTAACCGGGTGTCGAAGACGGCGGCCGTCTCCCGTTTCTGGCGTGATGACCGGCTGCCCTTCATCGAGGCGCGTGAGGTCCACGACGGGCGCACGGTCTGCTACGCCCGGCATTTCCACGAGACCTTCTCCATCGGCGTGATTACCGGCGGGCGGAGCACCTATCTGAATCAGGCCGCCCGCGAGCCGGTGGGCGCCGGGGCCGTGGTGGTGATGAACCCGGGCGACGTGCATGCCTGCAACCCCATCCATGACCAACCCTGGTCGTACCGGATGCTGTTCGTGGACACACGCTGGCTGGCCAGCCTCCAGCATGAACTGGGGCTCAGCGTGAATCAGGACTACCACCCCTTCGCCCGCATCCTGACGACCGAGCCCGGGCTCTACGCGGCGTTCAATCGCTTCTACGACGTGCTGACCGCCCCCGAGTCCGAGTCCCTGCAAAAGCACAGCGCCGCCGTCACCTTCTTCACGCAGGCGCAGCAGCACCTGAATCCCTCGGCCTCACCACTGCGGGAGGTGAACGCCAGGCTCGAGCGTGCCGCTGACTTCATCAGCGACAACTGCACGCGCCCCCTCAAGCTGGAGGACATCTGCCAGGCCGCGGAGCTGTCCGCGTCCTACCTCATCCGTGCATTCAAGAAGCGCTACGGCATGACGCCCCATGCCTGGCTGGTCAACCGCCGCGTCCAGTTCGCCCGAGCCCAGCTCAAGCGGGGCCACCGGATTGCCGATGTCGCCCATGAGGCGGGCTTCGCGGACCAGGCCCACCTTCAGCGCGCGTTCAAACAACTGCTGGCCGCCACGCCAGGGCACTACCAGGGCCAGCCCCAGGCGCTCGCTAGGACAGGAGCAGGTAGATGGCACAACCGGTGA
- a CDS encoding LysE family translocator has protein sequence MSAFALAASISPGPVNLVTLSTGAQFGLRPAMRYVTGATVGFTLLLVLLGLGLYELLEFWPFLTSALRMGGVAFILYMAWRLAVDDGALGNAKTGTAPTFFHGATMQWLNPKAWLASVAGMGAFAANSEPWRVWQFTGVYFVVCLGSMACWAYAGSFMRGYLDHPARVRLFNRVMAALLTGCAIYLLLS, from the coding sequence ATGTCCGCCTTTGCCCTGGCCGCATCGATTTCGCCCGGGCCCGTGAATCTCGTGACGTTGAGCACCGGCGCCCAGTTCGGCTTGCGCCCGGCCATGCGCTACGTGACTGGCGCCACGGTGGGGTTCACCCTGTTGCTGGTGCTGTTGGGCCTGGGGCTGTACGAGCTCCTGGAGTTCTGGCCGTTCTTGACGAGTGCCCTCCGCATGGGCGGAGTGGCGTTCATCCTGTACATGGCCTGGCGGCTGGCGGTGGATGACGGCGCGCTCGGCAATGCGAAGACGGGCACCGCACCCACCTTCTTCCACGGCGCCACCATGCAGTGGCTCAACCCGAAGGCCTGGCTGGCCTCCGTGGCGGGCATGGGCGCCTTCGCGGCGAACAGTGAGCCGTGGCGGGTCTGGCAATTCACGGGGGTGTACTTCGTGGTCTGCCTGGGCTCCATGGCGTGCTGGGCCTACGCGGGGAGCTTCATGCGCGGCTACCTGGACCACCCCGCGCGGGTGCGCCTGTTCAACCGGGTGATGGCCGCGCTGCTCACCGGTTGTGCCATCTACCTGCTCCTGTCCTAG
- a CDS encoding endonuclease/exonuclease/phosphatase family protein yields the protein MSLPVSSLRAWLGALALGCCILGALPARAICTKEIGASLRIKTWNLNLQVTPNNTELNYGRPHTDRARDIALQILAEDPDVVVLNEANDDDARDVLVKELFTRYPNYIYTLDEHDTDNDSGLMLFSKYGFAALDKIINEEGFQETWHDGFYDENIASWDIYTSDNTNGADAWANKGFALVRILNECDGSLPFNVGFTHMQSSLPDTEAWRWFEDFDDRRGQLQTMRSIIETSISASKRNVEPIYVVGDLNINGSRHHENSRRPPFVPVCDYDPFGNLYCTGDPDLDAVTWKSFTEWQYIFSDTGNEHGGYWACQHKPCTYEPASAKGTFFVDSWAYETSPLDVGQTHSSSNNGGATEFTGPTDGERLDYILHNKPVPDKANREREYCTQHLTRAVQGKEWSDHISLTIDVNQVAPRCSPHPRKVDDASNPTPGVTSPNGPEPVAFDLKDPNSPVARTVTFTDGLLTFPGSMQWYVLDQAEPFRVTVTGSRVSWAVYQGSDLSKPLTPFDGECEEVKETRAFQCTYPASRPPYYVRVFGVDTRASDPAAKPDRTVGNRPYTISFHRFDCSSPAEACPLEPAVALTRPWPDKLLGTSDTMFFKFVTEHDRKNKPPTLTFHVHTNLPPKSTDPVVFDPSPFSATLADKNDVLITSGIASVEPWKAAPGGGNVLVHTAGAGQLPGTANLLPEKYLLRVKRDSKYQTTATDLKVWFETSLSYFHPLQIACEVEETDVGGDDIWTRFIFDGANQKSECRQSSNMAHPDCLWVSRWYDGDGSLDETNEMYDGALLNEAGTGNPNRALPHALTGAFQKAVVPNLWQDGEGIGGEQYFQPRPSALQIPALPAALPDKDAAAAGKYSWRADDDEYWYDMVYRVSHARPACHVGPNDGCPAGTLCKAGKCQ from the coding sequence ATGAGCCTACCTGTCTCTTCCCTCCGCGCGTGGCTGGGTGCCCTGGCGCTCGGCTGCTGCATCCTCGGAGCCCTACCCGCGCGTGCGATATGCACGAAGGAGATAGGTGCCTCGCTGCGCATCAAGACCTGGAACCTCAACCTCCAGGTGACGCCCAACAACACGGAGCTCAACTACGGCAGGCCCCACACGGACCGGGCCAGGGACATCGCGCTGCAAATCCTGGCCGAGGACCCGGACGTCGTGGTGCTCAACGAGGCCAACGACGACGACGCGCGTGACGTGCTGGTGAAGGAGCTGTTCACCCGCTACCCGAACTACATCTACACGCTGGACGAGCACGACACCGACAACGACAGCGGGCTGATGCTCTTCTCCAAGTACGGCTTCGCCGCGCTGGACAAGATCATCAACGAGGAGGGCTTCCAGGAGACCTGGCACGACGGCTTCTACGACGAGAACATCGCGAGCTGGGACATCTACACCAGCGACAACACCAACGGCGCGGACGCCTGGGCCAACAAGGGCTTCGCCCTGGTGCGCATCCTCAACGAGTGTGACGGCTCGCTGCCCTTCAACGTCGGCTTCACCCACATGCAGTCCAGCCTGCCGGACACGGAGGCGTGGCGCTGGTTCGAGGACTTCGACGACCGCCGGGGCCAGCTCCAGACGATGCGCAGCATCATCGAGACCTCCATCAGCGCCTCCAAGCGCAACGTCGAGCCCATCTACGTCGTCGGCGACCTGAACATCAACGGCAGCCGCCACCACGAGAACTCCCGCCGCCCGCCCTTCGTCCCCGTCTGTGACTACGACCCCTTCGGCAACCTCTACTGCACCGGGGACCCGGACCTGGACGCGGTGACGTGGAAGTCATTCACGGAGTGGCAATACATCTTCAGCGACACCGGGAACGAGCATGGCGGCTACTGGGCCTGCCAGCACAAGCCGTGCACCTACGAGCCTGCCTCCGCCAAAGGCACCTTCTTCGTCGACAGCTGGGCGTATGAGACCTCGCCGCTGGACGTGGGGCAGACGCACTCGTCCTCCAACAACGGCGGCGCCACCGAGTTCACCGGCCCCACCGACGGCGAGCGGCTGGACTACATCCTCCACAACAAGCCCGTCCCGGACAAAGCCAACCGCGAGCGCGAGTACTGCACCCAGCACCTCACCCGCGCGGTGCAGGGCAAGGAGTGGTCGGACCACATCTCCCTCACCATCGACGTGAACCAGGTGGCGCCCCGGTGCAGCCCGCACCCGCGCAAGGTGGACGACGCGAGCAACCCCACGCCCGGCGTCACCAGCCCGAACGGGCCGGAGCCGGTGGCGTTCGACCTCAAGGACCCCAACTCGCCCGTGGCCAGGACGGTCACCTTCACGGATGGCCTGCTCACCTTCCCCGGCAGCATGCAGTGGTACGTGCTGGACCAGGCGGAGCCGTTCCGCGTGACGGTGACGGGCTCCCGCGTGAGCTGGGCGGTGTACCAGGGCAGTGACCTGTCCAAGCCGCTGACCCCCTTCGACGGCGAGTGCGAGGAGGTGAAGGAGACCCGCGCCTTCCAGTGCACCTATCCCGCATCCAGGCCGCCGTACTACGTGCGCGTCTTCGGGGTGGACACCCGGGCGTCGGACCCCGCCGCGAAGCCGGACCGCACGGTGGGGAACCGGCCGTACACCATCTCGTTCCATCGCTTCGACTGCTCGTCCCCGGCCGAGGCCTGCCCGCTGGAGCCCGCGGTGGCCCTGACGCGCCCCTGGCCCGACAAGCTCCTCGGGACGAGCGACACCATGTTCTTCAAGTTCGTCACCGAGCACGACCGGAAGAACAAGCCGCCCACGCTGACGTTCCACGTCCACACGAACCTGCCTCCGAAGTCGACGGACCCGGTGGTGTTCGACCCGTCGCCCTTCAGCGCGACGCTGGCGGACAAGAACGACGTCCTCATCACGAGCGGCATCGCGTCCGTGGAGCCGTGGAAGGCCGCTCCGGGCGGCGGCAACGTGCTCGTCCACACCGCCGGGGCGGGGCAGCTGCCCGGCACCGCGAATCTCCTACCGGAGAAGTACCTGCTCCGGGTGAAGCGCGACAGCAAGTACCAGACCACCGCCACCGACCTGAAGGTCTGGTTCGAGACGTCGCTGAGCTACTTCCACCCGCTGCAAATCGCCTGCGAGGTCGAGGAGACCGACGTGGGAGGCGACGACATCTGGACCCGCTTCATCTTCGACGGGGCCAACCAGAAGTCCGAGTGCCGCCAGTCCAGCAACATGGCGCACCCCGACTGTCTCTGGGTGTCCCGCTGGTACGACGGAGACGGGTCCCTGGACGAGACGAACGAGATGTATGACGGCGCGCTGCTGAACGAAGCGGGCACCGGCAACCCGAACCGGGCCCTGCCGCACGCGCTCACCGGCGCCTTCCAGAAGGCCGTGGTGCCCAACCTGTGGCAGGACGGCGAGGGGATTGGCGGCGAGCAGTACTTCCAGCCCAGGCCCTCCGCGCTCCAGATTCCGGCGCTGCCCGCCGCGCTCCCGGACAAGGACGCGGCCGCCGCCGGGAAGTACAGCTGGCGCGCCGACGATGACGAGTACTGGTACGACATGGTGTACCGCGTGAGTCACGCGCGGCCCGCCTGCCACGTGGGCCCGAACGACGGCTGCCCGGCCGGCACCCTCTGCAAGGCGGGGAAGTGCCAATGA
- a CDS encoding class I SAM-dependent methyltransferase, whose protein sequence is MHRPRRPAAAQEGPKPAAAPFEFPPGAAFTWHSESDEPAPTRLSPVDDRLSADTALKRVRRGEFLRYTGDFHNAKQLLGALGRRLERPSQARSPLEAFRAERRARQLEHATLSRIVVALDRNYRLELARAPDVSLACRQVWGEPTEDFTVVPLKQLFGMLGAAEWRRKGLAVPGLKGLLHPHYGVYLPTRTDYVELLAAVPDVKGKRVFDVGTGTGVLSFLLLQRGAAFAQATDCDSRAVACARENAERLGLSQRFQVAEADLFPEGRADLVVCNPPWIPEPPKNRVDRAVFDEDSQFLRRFLEGLPAALTPGGEGLLILSDLAVLLGLRPPGWLEEQFARCGLTVAWRKSTPARHSKAKDAADPLHAARSREVTTLYGLVPASR, encoded by the coding sequence ATGCACCGCCCCCGCCGACCCGCCGCCGCCCAGGAGGGGCCGAAGCCCGCCGCCGCGCCCTTCGAGTTTCCTCCCGGCGCCGCATTCACATGGCACTCGGAGAGTGACGAGCCCGCGCCCACGCGCCTGTCGCCCGTGGATGACCGGCTCAGCGCCGACACCGCGCTCAAGCGCGTCCGCCGGGGCGAGTTCCTGCGCTACACCGGCGACTTCCACAACGCGAAGCAGCTCCTCGGCGCGCTGGGTCGGCGACTGGAGAGGCCCTCGCAGGCCCGCTCGCCGCTGGAGGCGTTCCGGGCCGAGCGCCGGGCGCGGCAGCTGGAGCACGCCACGCTGTCGCGCATCGTCGTCGCGCTGGACCGGAACTACCGCCTGGAGCTCGCGCGCGCGCCGGATGTCTCATTGGCGTGCCGGCAGGTGTGGGGCGAGCCCACGGAGGACTTCACCGTCGTTCCGCTCAAGCAGTTGTTCGGCATGCTCGGGGCCGCGGAGTGGCGGCGCAAGGGATTGGCCGTCCCCGGCCTCAAGGGCCTGCTCCATCCGCACTACGGCGTCTACCTGCCCACGCGCACCGACTACGTGGAGCTGCTGGCGGCCGTGCCGGACGTGAAGGGCAAGCGCGTGTTCGACGTGGGCACCGGCACCGGCGTGCTCTCCTTCCTCCTCTTGCAGCGTGGCGCGGCGTTCGCGCAGGCCACGGACTGCGACTCCCGCGCGGTGGCGTGTGCACGGGAGAACGCGGAGCGGCTCGGCCTCTCGCAGCGCTTCCAGGTGGCGGAGGCGGACCTGTTCCCCGAGGGAAGGGCGGACCTCGTCGTCTGCAACCCGCCGTGGATTCCGGAGCCACCCAAGAACCGCGTGGACCGCGCGGTGTTCGACGAGGACAGCCAGTTCCTGCGGCGCTTCCTCGAAGGGCTCCCCGCCGCGCTCACCCCGGGCGGCGAGGGACTGCTGATTCTGTCGGACCTCGCGGTGCTGCTGGGCCTGCGTCCACCCGGGTGGCTGGAGGAGCAGTTCGCGCGCTGCGGCCTGACGGTGGCGTGGCGGAAGTCCACCCCGGCGCGGCACTCCAAGGCGAAGGACGCGGCGGACCCGCTGCACGCCGCGCGCTCCCGGGAGGTCACCACCCTCTACGGACTGGTGCCCGCTTCCAGGTAG